Below is a window of Streptomyces sp. NBC_00223 DNA.
CACCACGTAATTCTGCGGACTCTGCGTCAGCCGGTCGCTCCACGGCCGCCCCGAGACCGCGCACACCCTGCCCACCCCCACCTGGAGGGCGGCCGGCACCGGCGAGGAGAAGCTCAGCCACATCGCCTCGCGCTGGTACACCGGCAGCAGCACCCCGCCGCGCTCCCGCCACTCGGCCGGCGCCCGCCCGGGGAAGTCGGACACCCGGCGCAACGGGAACGTACCCAGGCCCGGCGGCAGCGGGTGGGTGCCCGTCTCCGGCAGCCGCAGCGTCCGCATGAACCTGACTGTCGCGCCGCCGGGCAACTCCAGCGCCGCACCCGATATCCGCACCTGCTCGGCCACCGAAGGGCCCCTTTCCTTCAACCGCGGCTGCGCGCCTCCAGCGACGCCAAATACGCGTTGTACGCGACCAGTTCCGCATCGCCGTCACGGTCCGCCGCCCGGTCGCCGCGCCGCGCCTGCCGCTGCTCGCTGGTGTACCACTGGAACACCAGCGCGACCAGCACGATGACCGAAGGGACTTCGCTGAACGCCCAGGCGATACCACCGGCCGCCGTCTGGTCGTCCAGCGGATTGATCCCGAGCGACCCCGGCGGACGCAGGAACGTCGTCACCATCGGCTCGCTCGCCATCATCAGCGCGATGCCGAAGAACGCGTGGAACGGCATGCCCGCGAACAGCTCCAGCATCCGCATCACATAGCCGGGCCGGTGCGGCCCCGGGTCGACGCCCATGATCGGCCAGAAGAACACCAGCCCCACCGCGAGGAAGTGCAGCATCATCGCGATGTGCCCGGCCCTGCTGCCCATCAGCGTGTCGAACAGCGGCGTGAAGTACAGCCCGTACAGGCTCGCGATGAACAGCGGGATGGTGAACGCCGGATGCGTGACGATCCGCAGATACCGGCTGTGCAGCAGCTTCACCAGCAGCTCGCGCGGCCCGGTCCGCCCGTGCCCGGCCGTCGGCAGTGCCCGCAGCGCGAGCGTCACCGGGGCGCCGAGCAGCAGCAGGATCGGCGAGAGCATGCTGAGGATCATGTGCTGCGTCATGTGCACGCTGAACATGACCATGCCGTAGTCATTGAGCCGGGTGCACATCGTCACACCCACGGTCAGCACCCCGGCCGCGAACGCCGCCGTCCGGCCCACCGGCCAGCCGTCGCCGCGCCGCCGCAGCCGTACGACACCCCAGCCGTACAGGACCAGCAGCACCGCGCACAGCACCAGGAAGAACGGATCACCGCCGCTGTACGACAGCCCCCTGCCGAGGGTGAACGGCGGCAAGTCCATGTGCGTGCCGTATCCGCCGTGATCCATCCGTGGTTCTCCTGTCCGTTGTGCCCGCTCCAGAGTAGAACCGCCCCCGGCCGCGAACTCGGCCGGGGGCGGGCAGCGCGGACGGGCCGCCGGTCAGACGGTCACAGGACGCACTCGGCCTCGGTGTAGCGCTCGGCCGGCACCGTCTTGAGCTGTTCCACGGCCTCGGACAGCGGCACCAGCGTGATGTCCGTGCCGCGCAGCGCGGTCATCATGCCGAACCGCTCGTGGTGCACGGCCTCGACCGCGTGCCAGCCGAACCGGGTGGCCAGCACCCGGTCGTACGCGGTCGGGGTGCCGCCGCGCTGCACATGGCCGAGGATCACCGGCCGGGCCTCCTTGCCGAGCCGCTGCTCCAGCTCGATGGAGAGCTGGTTGGCGACGCCGGTGAAGCGCTCGTGGCCGTAGACGTCGGTGATGCCGGAGCTGAACTCCATCGTGCCCTCGCGCGGCTTGGCGCCCTCGGAGACCACCACGATCGCGAACTTCTTGCCCGCCTCGAAGCGCTTGCCGACCACGTCGGCCAGCTCCTCCACGTCGAAGGGCCGCTCGGGCACCACGATGGCGTGCGCGCCGGCCGCCATGCCCGAGTGCAGCGCGATCCAGCCGGTGTGGCGGCCCATGACCTCGACGATCAGCACCCGCTGGTGCGACTCGGCGGTCGTCTTGAGCCGGTCGAGCGCCTCGGTCGCGACCGTCACCGCGGTGTCGAACCCGAAGGTGACGTCGGTGGACGCGATGTCGTTGTCGATCGTCTTGGGCACGCCGACGATGGGCAGGCCCGCGTCCGACAGCAGCCGGGCCGCCTTGAGGGTGCCCTCGCCGCCGATCGGGATGATCGCGTCCAGGCCCAGGTCACGGACGTGGCCCTTGGCCTGCTCCACCCCGCCGCGCAGATGGGCGGGCTGCACCCGGGACGAGCCGAGGATCGTGCCGCCGCGGGCGAGGATGCCGCTCACCGCGTCCAGGTCCAGCTTGCGGTAGTCGCATTCGAGCAGGCCCTTCCACCCGTCGTGGAAGCCGATCACCTCGTCACCGTGGTCCACCACGGCGCGGTGCACCACGGACCGGATGACGGCGTTCAGCCCGGGGCAGTCGCCGCCGCTGGTCAGCACACCAATACGCATTGCTCTCGCTACTCCCGCAAGTCGACCGGACGGCCGGACCCCGTCGTCCGGATGGATCGCCGCCAGCTTACCGAGCCGACCCGGAACGTCTCCATGCCGACCGTACTGCGGACACCTGACGATTACTCAAACTCCGGGGGGCGCCTGCGCAGCGTGACGGGACCGAGGTGGGGCGTACGGCCGCCGCGGAACTGTGATTTCCGGCATACGCGCGGACAGCCCCCGAAAGCGGCCCCGGCCGCCCCCCGGCCGCCCCGCCGCCGTTGTCAGGCGGGCTGGACGGCCGCCGCGATCCGCTCCGCGCGCAGCGACTCGTACCACTGGTCGTCGACCGGCGGCAGCGCGTTCACATCGAGCGCCAGCTTGATCAGCAGATCGGCGATCTGCGGATTGCGGGCCATCACCGGGCCGTGCATGTACGTGCCGAAGACCGTGTCGTTGAACGCGCCCTCGGTGCCGTCGCCGGTCCCGTTGCCCTTGCCGATCCGCAGCCGCGCGAACGGGCGCGCGGCCGGGCCGACATGCGTGACGCCCTGGTGGTTCTCGAACCCGGTCAGCGGCGGCAGGTTCAGATTCGGGTCGATGTCGGCCAGCACGTCGCCCACGCAGCGCTCGCCCTCGCCGCGCACACTGACCACGTCCAGCAGGCCCAGGCCCGGCTCGGGGCGGCCCAGGTCGTTGACGAACTCGTGGCCCAGGATCTGGTAGCCCGCGCAGACCGAGAAGACGATCGCGCCGTTGGCGACCGCCCGGTTCAGCCCGCCGTCGCGGCGCAGCCGCTCGGCCGCGAGCCGCTGCGGGCGGTCCTCACCGCCGCCGATCAGATAGATGTCCCCGGAGGTCGGGATCGCGTGGTCGGAGCGGACGTCGACCCGGGTGACCGGCACCCGGCGCTGCTGCGCCCGGCGCTCCACGACCAGGACATTGCCCTGGTCGCCGTAGGTGCTCAGCAGGTCGGGGTAGACCCACACCACCCGCAGGCTGGACTCACTCATGCGTGCTCTCCTCATCGGGTCAGTTGCCGACACGGCGGCGCATGTCCTGGAAGGCCGTGTAGTTCGCGATGGCCTCGATCCGGCCGGGCGGCGCCGCCCGTACCGCCTCGTCCAGGTCGTCGCAGACCCGGAACTGGAGCCCCGCGACCTCAAGGCGCACCGCGAGGTCCATCCGGCGGTCGCCGATGACCATGATCGGGTGCCCGGCCAGCCGGGTGTAGTCCACGTCCCAGAGCCAGGAGGTGTCGGTGCCGTCGGCGCCGCGCGCGTTGACCGACAGCAGCACCGGGGTGGGCGGGCCGTCGATGAGCGAGAACGTCTCCAGCCAGCCGGCCGGGTTCTTCGCCAGCAGCAGCCGCAGCTCGCGGTGCTGGTACGACACCACGTCGTACCGCCCGGCGACGGCCTGCACCTTGTACATCCGCTCCAGCGCGACCTTGGGGTCGACCCCGAAGGCGGCGGCCGCGGCGGCGGACACGGCCGCGTTGGACTTGTTGGCCCGGCCCGGCAGCTGGAGGTGGATCGGCCAGGCGACACCGTACGGGTCGATGACGTGGTCACCGGAGAGCGACCAGGTCGGCATCGGGCGGCGGAAGCCGCACTCGGCGCAGAACCAGTCCTCCGACGGGCGCTGGAGCACACCGCCGCACGACGGGCAGGACCAGGCGTCGTCCTTCCACTCCTGGCCGGCCGCCACCCACACCACGGTGGGGCTCGACGAGGCCGCCCAGGTGATCAGCGGGTCGTCGGCGTTGGCGATGATGATCGCCTCGACCCCGGCCAGGCCCTCGCGCCACTTCTCGGCCAGCATGCGGGTCTCCGCGGCCCGGTCGAGCTGGTCGCGGGAGAGGTTGAGCAGCGCGATGGCCTTGGGGGCGACATCGCGCGCGACGCCCGCGAGGTACTTCTCGTCCACCTCGATCACGCCGTAGCGCGCGTCGGAGCCGCCGGCCAGCGCGGAGGTGATGCCCGCCGGCATGTTGGCGCCGAGCGCGTTGGAGACCACCTGGCCGTTGGCGCGCAGGGCCTCGGCGAGCAGTCGGGTGGTGGTGGTCTTGCCGTTGGTGGCCGATACCAGCACCACGTCCAGATGCCGGGCGAGCCTGGCCAGCAGGTCGGGGTCGAACCTGAGCGCGACCCGGCCGCCGATCACCGATCCGCTGCCGCGGCCCGCCACACGCGACACCGCCGCCGCGGCCTTGCCCGCCGTCACGGCCAGCTTGGCCCGTGGCGACAGCGGCTCCGAGTTGCCTGCCATCGTCCTGTTTCCTCCTCGACTCCGGCCGCGCCGCAGCCCCGGCGGACGGCCGGTACCGCGCCCCCGGGCACCGCTGCGGCGGCCGACAAGTTCCGGTCAACACCCAGCCTATCGACTCCGCGCGCCCGGTCCGCACCGCGCCGCCCCACCGGCGATCAGGAACAGTCGCCCGGCCGGGTCCTGACGGCGTCGCGGTCGTTACGCTGTGCCGCATGCGACGCGGCACCATCCCCGGCAGTACCGGCACCGTACGCCCGGTGCGGCGGTTCGGCGACCCCGGACTGCACGCCCCCTGCGCGGAGGTCACCGAGTTCGGCGCGGAGCTGTACCGGCTGATCGAGGACATGTTCGCCTCGATGTACGCGGCCGGCGGGGTCGGGCTGGCGGCCAATCAGCTCGGCGTCCCCCTGCGGGTGTTCGTCTACGACTGCCCGGACGACGAGGACCGCCGCCATCTGGGCCATCTGGTCAACCCGGGCCCGGTGCGCACCGGCGGGATCATTCTGACCGGCCCCGAGGGCTGTCTGTCGCTGCCCGGGATCGAGTCGGGCGTCCGGCGCCACGACGAGGCCGCCGTCGACGGCTTCGACATGCTGGGACGGCCGCTGACCGTGGAGGGCACCGGGTTCTTCGCCCGCTGCCTCCAGCACGAGGGCGACCACTTGGAGGGCACGGTCTTCTCCGACCGGCTGCGCGGCCCGCGCCGGGCCCGGGCGCTGTGGGCCGCCCGCCGCGGCGCCGGGAGCCGCGGCTCCTCGGCGGACTAGAGTCCCCGGCTGCCCGCGCGGTCGTCGGCGACGGCGAGCCGGCCCCACAGCAGGTCCGCCAGGCCGCGTACCAACTCGTCGCGGGAGCAGGGCCGCTCGCCCAGCCACCAGTCGCCCGCCGCGTACATCATGCCGACGATGCCGTGCCCCCAGACCCGGGCCAGCTGCCGGGTGTCAGGGCCGAGGTCGAGGCGTTCCGCTATCACCTCGCCGAGGTCCTCGCCCATCCGCCGCAGCAGCGGGACCTGGTGCCGCCCGACGTCGAAGCCCTTCTCGCCGTCGGCGGCGGGCGTCTCGGCCGGGTGCATCAGGAAGCGGTAGACCTGCGGGCGGGTCTCGATCGCCGACAGATAGGCGTGCAGGGTCGCCTCGACCCGGTCGCGGCGGTCGCCTGCGGAGTCGAGCGCGGTGCGCAGCGTGGCCAGCAGGGCGTCGGTGTGGCGCTTGGCCAGCGCCCGGTACAGCCCGCTCTTGTCGCCGAAGTGCCGGTAGAGGATCGGCTTGGTGATGCCCGCCTCGGCGGCGATGGCGTTCATGGACGCCTCGGGGCCGTCCCGCAGCACCACGCGTTCGGCGGCTTCGAGCAGCTCGACGCGCCGCCGCTCCGTAGCCGTCCGCTGGTCCCGCCGCTGGCCGGTCTCCACCCGAGCCTCCCCGGTTGTTCGATTGCTGGTGGTCTGCGCAACGTAACACCCCTCGTGCCCCGGTCTGCCCGCGGTGGGGTGAGTTGACATTCTTTACCAGGGGGTAACAGACTTCTGTTACCGCAAGTAACCACCACGTGGAGGGGACGATGGGCGACTTCACGCTCGATCTCGACGACGACCAGCGGGCCGTGCGCGACTGGATCCACGGCTTCGCCGCGGATGTCATGCGCCCGGCGGCCGCCGAGTGGGACGAGCGGGAGGAGACGCCCTGGCCGATCATCCAGGAGGCGGCCAAGATAGGCATCTACTCGCTGGACTTCTACGCCCAGCAGTACTTCGACCCCACCGGGCTCGGCATCCCGATGGCGATGGAGGAGCTGTTCTGGGGCGACGCGGGCATCGCGCTGTCCATCGTCGGCACGGGGCTGGCCGCCGTGGGTGTGCTGGCCAACGGCACGGACGAGCAGATCGGCACATGGGTCCCGCAGATGTACGGCGACGCCGACGACGTGAAGGTCGCCGCCTTCTGCTCCTCGGAGCCGGACGCCGGCTCCGACGTGGCCGCCATGCGCACCCGGGCGGTGTACGACGAGGCCACCGGCGAGTGGGTGCTCAACGGCACCAAGACCTGGGCCACCAACGGCGGGATCGCCAACGTCCATGTGGTGGTCGCCGTGGTCGACCCCGGGCTCGGCTCCCGGGGCCACGCCTCCTTCATCGTCCCGCCGGGCACACCGGGGCTGTCGCAGGGCCAGAAGTTCAAGAAGCACGGCATCCGGGCCTCGCACACCGCCGAGGTCGTCCTGGAGGACGTCCGCGTCCCCGGCGACTGCCTGCTCGGCGGCAAGGACAAGCTGGACGAGCGGCTGGCCCGGGCCCGCGAGCGGGCGAAGGCGGGGAGCACGGGCAGCGGGGGCAGCGCGGGGAGTGTGAAGAACGCGGCGATGGCCACGTTCGAGGCGTCCCGCCCGGCGG
It encodes the following:
- a CDS encoding 6-phosphofructokinase; its protein translation is MRIGVLTSGGDCPGLNAVIRSVVHRAVVDHGDEVIGFHDGWKGLLECDYRKLDLDAVSGILARGGTILGSSRVQPAHLRGGVEQAKGHVRDLGLDAIIPIGGEGTLKAARLLSDAGLPIVGVPKTIDNDIASTDVTFGFDTAVTVATEALDRLKTTAESHQRVLIVEVMGRHTGWIALHSGMAAGAHAIVVPERPFDVEELADVVGKRFEAGKKFAIVVVSEGAKPREGTMEFSSGITDVYGHERFTGVANQLSIELEQRLGKEARPVILGHVQRGGTPTAYDRVLATRFGWHAVEAVHHERFGMMTALRGTDITLVPLSEAVEQLKTVPAERYTEAECVL
- a CDS encoding MurT ligase domain-containing protein codes for the protein MAGNSEPLSPRAKLAVTAGKAAAAVSRVAGRGSGSVIGGRVALRFDPDLLARLARHLDVVLVSATNGKTTTTRLLAEALRANGQVVSNALGANMPAGITSALAGGSDARYGVIEVDEKYLAGVARDVAPKAIALLNLSRDQLDRAAETRMLAEKWREGLAGVEAIIIANADDPLITWAASSSPTVVWVAAGQEWKDDAWSCPSCGGVLQRPSEDWFCAECGFRRPMPTWSLSGDHVIDPYGVAWPIHLQLPGRANKSNAAVSAAAAAAFGVDPKVALERMYKVQAVAGRYDVVSYQHRELRLLLAKNPAGWLETFSLIDGPPTPVLLSVNARGADGTDTSWLWDVDYTRLAGHPIMVIGDRRMDLAVRLEVAGLQFRVCDDLDEAVRAAPPGRIEAIANYTAFQDMRRRVGN
- the def gene encoding peptide deformylase, with amino-acid sequence MRRGTIPGSTGTVRPVRRFGDPGLHAPCAEVTEFGAELYRLIEDMFASMYAAGGVGLAANQLGVPLRVFVYDCPDDEDRRHLGHLVNPGPVRTGGIILTGPEGCLSLPGIESGVRRHDEAAVDGFDMLGRPLTVEGTGFFARCLQHEGDHLEGTVFSDRLRGPRRARALWAARRGAGSRGSSAD
- a CDS encoding type 1 glutamine amidotransferase — encoded protein: MSESSLRVVWVYPDLLSTYGDQGNVLVVERRAQQRRVPVTRVDVRSDHAIPTSGDIYLIGGGEDRPQRLAAERLRRDGGLNRAVANGAIVFSVCAGYQILGHEFVNDLGRPEPGLGLLDVVSVRGEGERCVGDVLADIDPNLNLPPLTGFENHQGVTHVGPAARPFARLRIGKGNGTGDGTEGAFNDTVFGTYMHGPVMARNPQIADLLIKLALDVNALPPVDDQWYESLRAERIAAAVQPA
- a CDS encoding TetR family transcriptional regulator, whose product is METGQRRDQRTATERRRVELLEAAERVVLRDGPEASMNAIAAEAGITKPILYRHFGDKSGLYRALAKRHTDALLATLRTALDSAGDRRDRVEATLHAYLSAIETRPQVYRFLMHPAETPAADGEKGFDVGRHQVPLLRRMGEDLGEVIAERLDLGPDTRQLARVWGHGIVGMMYAAGDWWLGERPCSRDELVRGLADLLWGRLAVADDRAGSRGL
- a CDS encoding cytochrome c oxidase assembly protein encodes the protein MDHGGYGTHMDLPPFTLGRGLSYSGGDPFFLVLCAVLLVLYGWGVVRLRRRGDGWPVGRTAAFAAGVLTVGVTMCTRLNDYGMVMFSVHMTQHMILSMLSPILLLLGAPVTLALRALPTAGHGRTGPRELLVKLLHSRYLRIVTHPAFTIPLFIASLYGLYFTPLFDTLMGSRAGHIAMMLHFLAVGLVFFWPIMGVDPGPHRPGYVMRMLELFAGMPFHAFFGIALMMASEPMVTTFLRPPGSLGINPLDDQTAAGGIAWAFSEVPSVIVLVALVFQWYTSEQRQARRGDRAADRDGDAELVAYNAYLASLEARSRG
- a CDS encoding acyl-CoA dehydrogenase family protein, which codes for MGDFTLDLDDDQRAVRDWIHGFAADVMRPAAAEWDEREETPWPIIQEAAKIGIYSLDFYAQQYFDPTGLGIPMAMEELFWGDAGIALSIVGTGLAAVGVLANGTDEQIGTWVPQMYGDADDVKVAAFCSSEPDAGSDVAAMRTRAVYDEATGEWVLNGTKTWATNGGIANVHVVVAVVDPGLGSRGHASFIVPPGTPGLSQGQKFKKHGIRASHTAEVVLEDVRVPGDCLLGGKDKLDERLARARERAKAGSTGSGGSAGSVKNAAMATFEASRPAVGAMAVGTARAAYEYALDYAMTREQFGRPIIDNQGIAFQLADMRTQIDAARLLVWRASWMATAGRPFTSAEGSMSKLFASETAKKVTAQAVQILGGNGFTREYPVERMHRDSAIYTIFEGTSEIQRLVIARTLSGLPIR